A window of Candidatus Neomarinimicrobiota bacterium genomic DNA:
AGGCAATGCGGAGTTCATTGATTATGAAAGCCGGTATCACCATCATCAGCGACAACTCTTCCGGCGACTTTGCCGGCTCCTGCTTAAAGTAGCCGGCAAACAATGCCAGGTCTTTATCCGGGGTGTGCTGGAGCATGAATTTCTTGATGGGCGCGGAAGCCAGGGTAAGAGCCTCCCGCTGCTCGATTTCATCATCCAGATAAGGCCGCAGGGCCGTGGTATTGACCTCGTGGAGGACCGGACTCATGATGAAATAAGTCAGAAACAGGGCCAGACTGATCAGGATTTGATTGGAGGGCGTATTCTGGGTGCCGATAGCC
This region includes:
- a CDS encoding flagellar type III secretion system pore protein FliP, which codes for MTRRWLRLLIFSVLMLGAPIAAYGQSGGIPAINLSVDSATSPEQLSTTIQIVILITILSLAPSILIMTTSFTRIVVIFHFLRQAIGTQNTPSNQILISLALFLTYFIMSPVLHEVNTTALRPYLDDEIEQREALTLASAPIKKFMLQHTPDKDLALFAGYFKQEPAKSPEELSLMMVIPAFIINELRIA